A single region of the Leptodactylus fuscus isolate aLepFus1 chromosome 5, aLepFus1.hap2, whole genome shotgun sequence genome encodes:
- the SLC51B gene encoding organic solute transporter subunit beta: MADATTGQDQAMAAAMEAQKKLQKAIYFYRTGDLTAWNYSVLALSFLGLFLGLFLLSKNILNNRKRKMMALYNSVPVKKDEESDGKQAVLTLEKEKSQEDSAFKKEVLPGDISVQWKDGQITSLYTDSPEADV, from the exons ATGGCTGACGCAACTACTGGGCAAGATCAGGCAATGGCTGCAGCTATGGAAGCTCAGAAGAAATTGCAAAAAGCTATATATTTCTATCGTACTGGAGACT TGACAGCCTGGAATTATTCTGTCCTGGCCCTATCCTTTCTTGGACTGTTTTTGGGATTATTCCTCCTAAGTAAGAATATCTTAAACAACAG aaaaaggaaaATGATGGCTTTGTATAATAGCGTGCCTGTTAAAAAAGATGAGGAGTCTGATGGTAAACAGGCTGTGCTGACGCTGGAGAAAGAGAAATCGCAAGAGGACTCTGCATTTAAGAAGGAAGTTCTACCAGGTGACATCTCCGTACAATGGAAGGACGGCCAAATCACTTCTCTCTACACAGATTCACCAGAGGCAGATGTATAA